From a single Nicotiana tomentosiformis chromosome 2, ASM39032v3, whole genome shotgun sequence genomic region:
- the LOC104105419 gene encoding auxin-responsive protein IAA16-like: MAAKMLGEEEEKPKLDFEETELRLGLPGEGGRKKAHETYNNATEKRFHRGRGFEAQPFFKTNRESNQSPSCQVRNFEVQGMKDFMNERKLMDVLNSCDYVPTFEDKDGDWMLVGDVPWGMFVESCKRLRIMKGTEAIGLAPKAMEKCKNRS, translated from the exons ATGGCTGCAAAAATGCtaggggaagaagaagaaaagcctaAGTTGGATTTTGAGGAGACAGAGTTAAGGCTAGGGTTGCCTGGTGAAGGTGGAAGAAAAAAAGCTCATGAAACTTATAATAATGCTACTGAAAAGAGATTTCACAGAGGCAGAGGATTTGAAGCTCAACCTTTCTTCAAAACTAACAGAGAATCAAACCAATCCCCAAGCTGTCAAGTAC GAAACTTTGAAGTCCAAGGAATGAAAGATTTCATGAATGAAAGAAAGCTGATGGACGTTTTGAATAGTTGTGATTATGTTCCTACTTTTGAAGACAAAGATGGTGATTGGATGCTTGTCGGCGATGTCCCTTGGGG GATGTTTGTTGAATCTTGCAAGCGTTTGCGCATCATGAAAGGAACTGAAGCAATAGGACTAG CACCTAAGGCTATGGAGAAATGCAAGAACAGAAGCTGA